GCTCAACGTATTGCCGTTCCATCTCAAAATAGCGGCGGTGGTCTTGATACCGTTTGAAGGTATAGATTTTAAGTTCCATCAGCCTACCAGGCGCGCCGTAAAGGAGGCGGCAGTTTTCGGTGATCTTTTTCAGAATGAGAGGATCGGCATGGTTGATGATACTGAGGTCAACGGGCTGATCGGGGAAAATTTTCTGGAAACCATGGACGAGCTCGGAATATTCCGGACTGGTGGGGCTGCGTTCTTTCCGGAACAGCACCGCGATATCAAGGTCGCTTCCGGCATGCCGCTTGCCGGTCAGGGCCGATCCAAAAAGCAGAATCAAACTGATCCCATGTCGATCGGCAATCCGGTTTAATTTTTTTCTTTCCTCGACGGCGAGTTCCACGATCGGGATCCTTACGGGTTGTTTAAACCCATGGTCGGATTATACCGGCATCGAGACGGTCCGTCAAGGAGATGTATGCGTTTGCCTTCATTCAACCCGTTGGGCTGACTTATTGAAGAACCCCGCCCTCACAGGCGGGGATTACGCTCGCTACACGGATCAAACAGGAAGGGAAGAAACGATGACTCAAGCCGACTTCGAACTGAGATGCCGCGCGAACCATCGGGCCGCAAGGCGGGCCACTTCCTCCAGAGCGCCGGGTTCTTCAAACAGATGGGTCGCCCCCGGAATGACGGCCAACTCCTTCTCCCCCTTGAGCCGATCATAGGCCTGCTGATTGAGTTCGATGACGACGTCGTCATCGCCCCCGACGATCAGCAGGGTCGGCGTCTTCACGCGATCGAGAACGGGCCCGGCCAGATCGGGACGCCCTCCCCGCGAGACAACCGCCCGCACCGTCGGGCCCAGAGCGGCAGCCGCCTCGAGCGCCGCGGCGGCGCCCGTGCTGGCCCCAAAATAGCCGACCTTCAACTTCTTTGTTTCCGACCGCCCCGTCAGCCATCGCGTGGCCGCGGTCAAGCGATCCGTCAGCAGAGAGATGTCGAAGCGCGTTTCATAGACGGCGTCTTCCGGCTCGGTGAGAAGATCGAACAACAGGGTTCCGATGCCGTTTTCGCGCAATACCCTCGCGACATAATTATTCCGGGGACTGCGGCGGCTGCTGCCGCTGCCGTGCGCGAACAGCACCACGCCCTGCGCCCCGGCGGGAATCGCAAGCATTCCCTCCAGGTTCACGGCATCCGCTCGGATGCGCACAAGATGCTCGGGACTTTCCTTCGCCATGGCCTGTCTCCTCTTTTAGGGGGCTTGCTGATGGCCATCTACGCATCGCAAGGATTTTATGTTATCATTGATTGCGTCAGGAATGCAAAAGGGCCGGAAGGCGGTCTGCAACGGAGGCGATCGTCATGAAGGATCGCGGTGTGTTCGAAACAAGCGAACGGGATTTTGACAAGCAGGTAATTGAGCAGTCGAAAACCGCGCCGGTCCTTGTCGATTTCTGGGCCCCCTGGTGCGGCCCCTGCCGGATCCTCGGGCCGATATTGGAAGAAGCGGTCGAGGAACGTCAAGGCGAGGTTCGTCTGGCCAAGGTCAACAGCGACGAGAATCCGAATCTCGCCGCGCGCTACGGCATCCAAAGCATCCCCACCGTTCTCGCGTTCATCAACGGCGATCCCGTGAACGGATTCATGGGGGCATTGCCAAAGGAAGCGATCCGCCAATTCATTGAAGAACTGATTCCCAAGGAGACGGATAAACTCGCCCGGAGAGCCGGAGAACTCGAACTGAAACAACGATGGGACGAAGCCCTGCAGTGCTATCGGGAGGCGCTCCAATCGGACCCGAACCATCCGGCTTCGCTGATCGGGCGGCTGGGGATCCTGATCCGCCTCGAGCGATGGGCGGAGGCGGAGGAGGCCTATCAACGCATGCCGGGGACCGTCCAGATGGATGACGAGGTCCAGCGTCTGAAAACCCGCTTGGATCTCGGCCGCGCGCTATCCGTCGGCCCGTCGATTCCGGATCTCCAGAAAAAATTGCAGGCCGAGCCGGCCGATCTCGAAGCCCGCGATCAACTCGCAGCGCTCTATGCCGCGAAGCGACAGTATCGCGAAGCCCTGGAGGAATGGCTGACGATCGTCAAGCGGGACCGGCGCTTCAAGGACGACGGCGCGCGAAAAAGGATGCTCCAGATTTTTGAACTGATCGATCCCCGCAGCCCGCTGGCCGAGGAATACCGCGAGAAACTCGCCCGCGCGATCTATCGGTGATCCGGCCGGATTGGAGAAGGAAAAGGTGTCGTGGTGACCTCAGGCAGAGTTGAGAGAATTCACGCATCGGTGCCGGGGAGGGCTCGATTTCATGTCCCGGCGCTCCGGCGGTCAAACGCGCTCAAGCGCTGGCTGGAAAGCGAACTCATCGGATCGTCCGGAATCGAGCGCGCTTCCGCCAGTCCCGCAACGGGCAACGTCCTCGTTTATTACAATCCCCCCGTGGGTCCGCAGAACGTCGCGGACCACATCCGCGACATTCTCGAAAGGTTCCCGGCGGCCGCGCGTTCAATGCCGGTTTTGGATCCCGCAACGGGCTCGTCCCCCGCCCCGCCGGTTCCGGCGTCGCGGCGTCCCGAATCCCCGGCTGAAACGTGGCATCGGCTTTCCGCGAGCGCGGCGCTGTCGGCGCTTGAGGCGAATCCGGCGGGCCTGGCCGCCGACGAAATCGCCGAACGGCTCAGGCGGCACGGGAGGAACATCCTTCCCGGAGCGGAGCCCGCCTCGGCGCTCGGCACCTTTGTCGATCAGTTCAGATCGCTGCCCGCCGCACTGCTGGTGGGCGGAGCGGCGCTTTCCTTTCTGACCGCGGGCGCGGCCGAGGCCTTTGTGATCCTGGGGGCCGTGGGGCTCAACGCCGTGATCGGATTCATGATCGAGCGTCGGGCCGAGACGACGATCCGATCGCTCAGGAGCCTCGTGCGTCCCCCCGCGTGGGTCATCCGCGACGGCGAAATCCGATCGATTGACGCGGAGCAGGTGGTCCCCGGCGACATCCTCGTTCTGAAGCGCGGGGCGCTGGTGCCGGCGGACGGGCGGATCATCGACGCGAACCGGCTGCGCCTGAACGAGGCGGCCCTGACGGGCGAGAGCATGCCGGTTCCCAAACAAGCGGAGGTTCTCCTAGGCCCCGAAACGCCCGTCACCGAGCGCTTAAACATGGTGTACCGGGGAACGTGGGTGAGCGGCGGCAGCGGTCTGGCGGTGGCGGCCACAACGGGAAAATCCACCGAGCTGGGGCGCATCCACGGGTTGGTCCTCCAGGCGGAGGAACAGGCCACTCCGCTGGAGCGCACGCTGGATCGCTTGGCCCGTCAGCTGGTCTTGATCAGCGGGGTGGTCTGCGGCTTCTCACTTCTCACCGGCCTTCTGCGAGGGTACGGACTGTTGGAGATACTCCAGGCCTCCCTCTCGATGGCGGTCGCGGCCATTCCCGAGGGTTTGCCGACGATCACGACCACGACCCTGGCCCTGGGCATTCAGAACATGCGCCGCCACCGCGTGATGATTCACCGCCTGGAAGCGGTCGAGGCGCTCGGTTCCATTCAGATCATCTGCTTTGATAAAACCGGCACGATCACGCTGAACCAAGTCACGGCGCTCGCGATTCACTCGGGGATGCGACGGATCGATGTGGTCCGCGGAAGCCTCACGGCCCGGGGAGCCCCGATCGATCCGCTCGAATGCGAGGAGGTGCTCCGATTGATGCAGATCGGCGCCCTCTGCAGCGATACCGACGTTCGCCGCGAAGGCGGTGAATGGGTTGTGAACGGTCCGCCGATGGACAACGCCTTGGTGAACCTGGCCCTCCGTGCGGGCGTGGATGTCCTTGAACTCCGCAGGAGCCATCCCGTTGTGGCGGTGCGACGGGGCTCCGCGCATCGGAAATACATGATGAGCGTCCACGTCAGCGGGGAAGCGGGATCCGACGGAGCCGGCCTGATCACCGTGAAGGGCAGACCGTCGGCGATCCTGACCCGGTGCGGCTGGCAGATCAAAGCGGGCAAGAGACAGCCCCTCGACGAGGAGGACCGGCGTCAGATCGGGATCGAAGCGGATCGCTTTTCGGCCGACGGCATGCGCATCGTGGGTCTCGCCTACCGGGAAGTCGATTCTCCAAGCCATCTTCCCGAAAAGGATCCGTCCGACCTCACGTGGGTTGGAGCGGTCGGTTTCGCCGACCCCATCCGGGACGGCGCCAAGGAGCTCATCAACGCCTTTCATGAGGCCGGCATCGCCACGGTCATGATCACGGGCGATCGGAGCGCCGCCGCTTATTCCATCGCCAAAGAAATCGGCCTCGCCGGCCGGGATCAGATCGAGATCCTGGACTCCACGCACCTTCGCAATCTTGAGCCGGAGGTATTAAGCGGGCTCACCGAGCGGGTGCATGTGTTCGCCCGACTCAGCCCGACACAAAAGCGGGAGATCGTTCTGGCGCTGCAGCGCAGGGGAAAAGTGGTGGCCATGACGGGGGACGGAATCAACGACGCGCCGGCGCTGAAGGCCGCCGACATCGGCATTGCCATGGGAAAAAGCGGCACCGCCCTGGCCCGCGAGGTCGCGGACGTCGTCCTGGAGGACGATCGACTTGAATCGATGATCATCGCCGTGCGGCAGGGACGCACCCTCTACGACAACATCCGCAAATCCGCCCGCTATCTCCTGGCCACGACGGTCGGGGAAATCATCGTGAGGTTCGCGGGAATCGCCCTGAATTTCGAACACCCCGCGCCGTTTCTGTGGGTCAATCCGATTTTCCCGGCGATGGCTTTGGCGCTGGAACCGTCGGAGCCCGACGTGTTGAAGCGTCCGCCCCGACCCTCGCAGCAGCCGATCATCGGGCCGGACGATCTAAAGAGAACCGCCTTCGAAGGGGGAATGATGTCGCTGGGGGTGCTGGGCGCCTACGGTTATGGATTGGCCCGCTACGGCCCCGGTGCTCAGGCCGGAACACTCGCCTTCCTGGGACTGTCTACGGCCCAACTCCTCCATGCGTTGAGCTGTCGTTCCGATCACAGCCGATTGTTCCTGACGGGCGTCGGGGGAGGACACCCACCCCTTCCCCCGAACCCTTATTTATGGCTCTCGATCGGCGGGACCCTGCTCCTGCAGGGTATCGGGCTGCTCATTCCAGGCGTGCGGAGTTTGCTCGGCTTCACCCCCATTTCGCTTCTTGACGGAGCGGTGATCGGCGCCGGCGCGGTGCTGCCGCTCCTGATCAACGACGCCGCCAAAGGAACGCCTCATAAGCGGCCTTCTTCATCCGAAGCCGTGATTCCCGGACCGGCCTTCGCACGATCGACGGTCAACCCAAACGGGGCGAATGGTTAAGGAGCGGGTCAAATTACGGGGAGATCAAGATCGGTTTAAACCTTGTAAATTTTGACCAGCGGTTGAAGAGCCGATCAAGAGGGAGGGATAAATTTGACGACGATTTTCCTGGACATGCCCGTGGGAGGAGGCCGAAGTTTCTTGAGTTCGGAAATGGCTTGAAGGGCGGACTGATCGAATTTTGGGTTGCCCGACGAATCCAAGAGCTGATATTTCAGGAGCTTCCCTTCATCGTCCACCTGAAGCTGAAAGACAACGGCCAGAGCCAAGTTCGACGGTAGATCGGGGGGTTGCTTATACAAACGCTGGATTTCGCTTGTTATCAGATCGACATATCCTGAAAACTTCCCTCCCGTTCCATTTCCGGAGGCAAAGGGATTTCCGAACCCGGGCAGTTGGACCGGCGCGGCGTGTTCCACGGGCGGAGGAGGAGCGCTTTTCGCCTCTTCCACCGGCGGAGGAGCAGCCTCGGGCTCGGCGGGCGGGGGCGGCGGTGGCTCGGGTTTGGGGGGTTCGGGCTCCGGCGGCTTGGGCTTCGGCGGCTCCGGTTCCCTCACATTCCGGATGTTGATTTTATAAATCGCCAAGAGTTCCTGTCCGAGCGACGTGGTGGCCAGCCAGACCAGCCCTCCCGCCAAAAGCAGGTGAAAACCGGCCACGATGATCAAGGTGGTCCCCAGCCTGCTTTTTTTCTTCTTGAAGCCGGCGTATCCGGGCACAGGGTCAGCTCCCCGGGTCGCTCAGGAGTTTGGTGGCCAGACCCACGTCTTCGATGGGCACTTTCTGCAACGCGTCCAATACCGCGACGACGTATTTGTACTCGACGTGCTCGTCCCCGCGGATGATGACGGGGAATTCACTCCCCTTGGCCTTCTTGAGGTCCCGTAAAATTCCCTCGAGCTCTCCGACCTCCACTTTTTGGTCGTCGAGATATATATCCCCCGTTTTTTTGATCGAAATCGCCCGCACCTTGTGCTCGTCGATGGTGGTGTCGTTCGGCGAGGATTCCGGAAGCTGCACCTCGATCCCCTGCAGCGCCGCCGTTGTCGTCAGGATGAAGACCACCAGTAACACCCAGGCCAGATCGAGCAGCGGCGTGATATTCAACTCGGCCACCGCGCCGTGAGTGGATTTGGAAAATCGTTTCATAATCGTCCTCCTCCCCGTTCCACGACGGACTATCTACACGGTTCCCGGGTGCGCGGTGCCGGTCAGGGGATAGGCTCCCTGCTGACCCGTTTGCGAATCCACACCGGGCATCGTTCCCGTTGAAAGCGGCGCATCCGTAATCTTATGGCTCAAATATTCGGTGGCCAATACATTGTCCAGGTGCGCGGCGAAATTATCCATCTCGATCGTGATCTCCCGGATCTTGGTGACGAGATAGTTGTAGCAAAAAAGAGAGGGAATCGCGATTGAAAGACCGACCACCGTGTTGATCAGGGCCGCCGATACGCCCGGCGCCATGGCCGTCAAGCTGGCCTGCTGGCTGCGCGCGATGCCCGCAAAGGTATCCATGACCCCCCAGACCGTTCCGAGCAATCCGACAAAAGGACCCCCGCTGATGGCCGTCGCCAAAATGATCATGCCCGATTCCAGGTTTACGGTGGTTTCCCCCATCCCGCGCTCGATGGCGATGCGGACCGCGCTCATTCCATGGAGAGGAATTTTGTTTCCGTATTTGTTCAACTGACGCTTCAGCTCGTCGCAGGCTTCCCGGTAGACATCGAAGAGGGATGATCCTTCCAGCGATTTTTCCTGGGTGGATATCTCCAGAGCGGAATTTCCGGCGGAGTAAAGAGACAGAAACTGGGCATTCCGTCTCCGCGTCTTTCTCAGCTGCCGGAACTTATTAATGATGACCGTCCAGCTCACCAATGAAAAGATCAAAAGGGCGATCATGATGATCTGCCCCTCGAGCGTCGAGTGCTTTAAACTGAAAGCAAGTCCTCCCAAATGTCCCATATCGATCTCTCCTAAGCGATTCCTGATGGTTTCGGGTTGTCCGGTCGAAGGATCCCGGACTCACAGCCGGGGATGCGCTCGGTTCGGATTCAATTCTGATTTTCATCGACATCCACTTCAATGGTGACGCCCTTCTTAAAGCTAAGGGTCTCGAAAACATTCCGACCCCGCTTCCCCTTCCGGCCGTCGTCCCGCTTCTTGCCGTTATCCGCCTCCTCCTGCGACCCCGCCGTCGCCGCGGCTTCCGTCACGGTATCCTGGGCCGATGCGACCGCCGTCGAGGTCGCCGCCGTCGAGGTCGTCGAGATCGATCCGGTGGAGCCGGTGAGACCGCCCAAACCGGTGTTCGCCCCCGATGGAACGGTCGGAACCGCGGTCGGCGGGGGGGTTGGAACAATGACGGGGGGCGGAGAGGAAACAAGCGTATTCCCGCCCACACTCCCTCCGACCGGTCCCGTAATCGCGGTTTGATCCCCCACGATTTGATCGACGTTGACCGTCACGACGCCCTGGACCGTCCCGCCCTGAAGGTCCAGGTTTTTCGCGTCGATCGTAATCGTCCTGCCCCGTATGCCGGCGGGCGGGACGATCACGTTTCCCGAAGGCGCGTCGAGGACGATGTCGCCGAGTTTCAAGTCCTTGATATAATCGGCCTTGATATTTTCGTACTCCGCCGTCGCCGCCTGGACGGCTTTTCCGACCTGGGTAGTATAGTCCGCGTTGAGTTGATCCACAATTTTGTCGACCATGGCCTGGTACTGTTGAACCTGGGCCTGGTATTCAGCCTTGTATTCGGCCTTGTATTCCGCTTCGAGGACGGACGTGTCGTGTCCGAGAATCGTTTGTTTTGAGATCTCCGTCTGGAGCGACTCCAGACCGAGTGTCATCGTAAACGTAAACGGCGGCACGACCAGAGTCGGAGGAAGAGGAATGACCGGGGCGGGCGGAGGCGGGAAGGGAGGCAGCGGGTTTGGATCCAAGGGACTGAACGTAAATATCCCGCTCCCGGGAACCTTGTAATCCAAGTATGTTTTGATGACGTTCCCCTGATCATCCGTCAGTTCATCCACAAAGATGAACTCCACCAGTTCGTCCTTGCCGCCGCTCCCGGCGTTGATGTTTCCTTCCGTCGAAGTGATATGGATGTCTCCGCCGCCGAACGTGGCCACTCTCGATTTATTGACGTTGACGTCGCCCGTCGCGGTAATATCGATCTCTCCTCCTCGAAGGGTCATCAAGCCCAGATACGTGCCAAACGGGGAAACCCCGGACGATTGGTTGGTGCCGATGTCGACGCTACCGCCGACGGGGCTGTCCGGCCCGTTGAGCCCGTGGACCTGGATCGCCGCTCCGTTGTAGGTGACGATCCGGGACTGGGTCATTTCAAGGTTCCCGCCCACCGCGATTTCCAGCAGACCCTTTGGAACAATATCGTCGGTCGGGATGTTGGTGTACCTCTGGTCGATGCCCTGACTATCCGCCAGATTAATGTTCCCGCCGGCCGACACAAACCCGCCGCCCGTCCCGATGAAATGCAGCCCGCTGACACTCCCCCCGGTCGGCGTCATATCGATGTTCCCCGCGGCGCCGACCGTCGCCTGGACGCCGTCGGGAACCGAGAGCGTCGCGACGAAATTGGTGATGTCGGCTCCCGATTGCACTGTCACCTGTTTTCGCAGGGTCGGGCTGTAAAAATCCAGAGTGAGATTATTGATATCCCCGGTCGCCGTCTTGAATGAAACCGGAATCACATCGTTCGAAACATTCGGGGCGGGCGTGTTCAACAGCGGGGTCAGCTCACCGACCTGCAGGCCGAGCAGGGCGTTCGGATCGGCCGGAACCAGTTTCAGGGTGGGAGGAATGCCATTGACCGGGATGCCCTGAATCGTATCTTGCGCAAAGAAGTCAAGGCCGCCGGTCGGAGAAGGCCAGAACGTGAGACCGGCTTCGACAAAGATGCTCCCTTGAGGCGCGGTCGCACTGAATGAAGCGGGATAATATTGTCTCAACTGAACCAGTTCCGGGCTTTTTTCTCCGTCGGTGACGAGGGGCCGCAGATGGATGTCCCCGTTCGTCGCGGTAAGGCTCACCGCATTGCTTGGATCGGCCGTTAACGCCCGGTTCCCATAGTTTCCATCGACTCCTTCGGACAGACCCTTGTCCTGGACAAGCCCAAGATAAACCGACTGGCCTGCGGTCACATCCACCTCCCCCTTCCCGAGCGTCAGGTTTACATAGTTATCGGCCGCGCCGAAATTTCCGCCCACGGTGACATGGGCCTGACCGTTCGACATAAGAAACCCGCCCAGGAAATCGCCGCCGGCCCTGATCGTCAAGGTACCGGGTACATCCGTGTCCAAACGAAAACCGCTGTATAACAGAAAAGAGTTGTCAAAGGTGCTCGGCGCGATGATATTCCGGCCCGCCTGAATCGTCATGCTGCCCCCGTATCCCGTCCCCACGGTCGAGTTGGAAAGAACAATATCCCTTCCGGCCGTCGCCGAGATGTTCCAGGGGGCTCCGCCGTTCAGCCCGGAAGGATCATTGATGATGAGCGTATCGTTGAATCGGAGGTCGTTCCCCGCGGTGAAGGTGATTTTTCCCCGCGACCCGGGCGCGACGGACCAGCCGCTCAGATCCGTGAGGACGCCCGTCACGTTGATGTCGTGATCGGCCTGGAAATCCAGTTCCGTCAAACCGCTGAAGGGGTCGAAGTCATCCTGTGTCACCGTGAGATCATAAGGGTCCAGAAGAAACTTGCCCCCGCCGTATCCCGGAATCGCTCCGCCGCGAACGCTTCCTCCCAGCGTCAGGTCGTGACCGCTCAGTTCGGCCGAGCCGCCGTCCCCCCCTCCCGCGCCGCCGGAAACATCGATGACGGCGCCCGGATCGAACCGCGACGTTCCGTGACTTTTGTCCGACGTCGCGACGATCGTGCCCCCGTTTGATACCCCCTCGTCGGATCCTTTCGCCGATGTGACGCT
This Nitrospiria bacterium DNA region includes the following protein-coding sequences:
- a CDS encoding nucleotidyltransferase domain-containing protein; its protein translation is MELAVEERKKLNRIADRHGISLILLFGSALTGKRHAGSDLDIAVLFRKERSPTSPEYSELVHGFQKIFPDQPVDLSIINHADPLILKKITENCRLLYGAPGRLMELKIYTFKRYQDHRRYFEMERQYVEQLLKRTGMAS
- a CDS encoding dienelactone hydrolase family protein; this translates as MAKESPEHLVRIRADAVNLEGMLAIPAGAQGVVLFAHGSGSSRRSPRNNYVARVLRENGIGTLLFDLLTEPEDAVYETRFDISLLTDRLTAATRWLTGRSETKKLKVGYFGASTGAAAALEAAAALGPTVRAVVSRGGRPDLAGPVLDRVKTPTLLIVGGDDDVVIELNQQAYDRLKGEKELAVIPGATHLFEEPGALEEVARLAARWFARHLSSKSA
- the trxA gene encoding thioredoxin, yielding MKDRGVFETSERDFDKQVIEQSKTAPVLVDFWAPWCGPCRILGPILEEAVEERQGEVRLAKVNSDENPNLAARYGIQSIPTVLAFINGDPVNGFMGALPKEAIRQFIEELIPKETDKLARRAGELELKQRWDEALQCYREALQSDPNHPASLIGRLGILIRLERWAEAEEAYQRMPGTVQMDDEVQRLKTRLDLGRALSVGPSIPDLQKKLQAEPADLEARDQLAALYAAKRQYREALEEWLTIVKRDRRFKDDGARKRMLQIFELIDPRSPLAEEYREKLARAIYR
- a CDS encoding HAD-IC family P-type ATPase, coding for MVTSGRVERIHASVPGRARFHVPALRRSNALKRWLESELIGSSGIERASASPATGNVLVYYNPPVGPQNVADHIRDILERFPAAARSMPVLDPATGSSPAPPVPASRRPESPAETWHRLSASAALSALEANPAGLAADEIAERLRRHGRNILPGAEPASALGTFVDQFRSLPAALLVGGAALSFLTAGAAEAFVILGAVGLNAVIGFMIERRAETTIRSLRSLVRPPAWVIRDGEIRSIDAEQVVPGDILVLKRGALVPADGRIIDANRLRLNEAALTGESMPVPKQAEVLLGPETPVTERLNMVYRGTWVSGGSGLAVAATTGKSTELGRIHGLVLQAEEQATPLERTLDRLARQLVLISGVVCGFSLLTGLLRGYGLLEILQASLSMAVAAIPEGLPTITTTTLALGIQNMRRHRVMIHRLEAVEALGSIQIICFDKTGTITLNQVTALAIHSGMRRIDVVRGSLTARGAPIDPLECEEVLRLMQIGALCSDTDVRREGGEWVVNGPPMDNALVNLALRAGVDVLELRRSHPVVAVRRGSAHRKYMMSVHVSGEAGSDGAGLITVKGRPSAILTRCGWQIKAGKRQPLDEEDRRQIGIEADRFSADGMRIVGLAYREVDSPSHLPEKDPSDLTWVGAVGFADPIRDGAKELINAFHEAGIATVMITGDRSAAAYSIAKEIGLAGRDQIEILDSTHLRNLEPEVLSGLTERVHVFARLSPTQKREIVLALQRRGKVVAMTGDGINDAPALKAADIGIAMGKSGTALAREVADVVLEDDRLESMIIAVRQGRTLYDNIRKSARYLLATTVGEIIVRFAGIALNFEHPAPFLWVNPIFPAMALALEPSEPDVLKRPPRPSQQPIIGPDDLKRTAFEGGMMSLGVLGAYGYGLARYGPGAQAGTLAFLGLSTAQLLHALSCRSDHSRLFLTGVGGGHPPLPPNPYLWLSIGGTLLLQGIGLLIPGVRSLLGFTPISLLDGAVIGAGAVLPLLINDAAKGTPHKRPSSSEAVIPGPAFARSTVNPNGANG
- a CDS encoding TonB family protein codes for the protein MPGYAGFKKKKSRLGTTLIIVAGFHLLLAGGLVWLATTSLGQELLAIYKINIRNVREPEPPKPKPPEPEPPKPEPPPPPPAEPEAAPPPVEEAKSAPPPPVEHAAPVQLPGFGNPFASGNGTGGKFSGYVDLITSEIQRLYKQPPDLPSNLALAVVFQLQVDDEGKLLKYQLLDSSGNPKFDQSALQAISELKKLRPPPTGMSRKIVVKFIPPS
- a CDS encoding biopolymer transporter ExbD; protein product: MKRFSKSTHGAVAELNITPLLDLAWVLLVVFILTTTAALQGIEVQLPESSPNDTTIDEHKVRAISIKKTGDIYLDDQKVEVGELEGILRDLKKAKGSEFPVIIRGDEHVEYKYVVAVLDALQKVPIEDVGLATKLLSDPGS
- a CDS encoding MotA/TolQ/ExbB proton channel family protein is translated as MGHLGGLAFSLKHSTLEGQIIMIALLIFSLVSWTVIINKFRQLRKTRRRNAQFLSLYSAGNSALEISTQEKSLEGSSLFDVYREACDELKRQLNKYGNKIPLHGMSAVRIAIERGMGETTVNLESGMIILATAISGGPFVGLLGTVWGVMDTFAGIARSQQASLTAMAPGVSAALINTVVGLSIAIPSLFCYNYLVTKIREITIEMDNFAAHLDNVLATEYLSHKITDAPLSTGTMPGVDSQTGQQGAYPLTGTAHPGTV
- a CDS encoding filamentous hemagglutinin N-terminal domain-containing protein, whose amino-acid sequence is MSENWILVFLLCASLLFPETTLANPLGPTVVNGGAAVSGVGTSVVTINQTTPKAILSWQQFNIAPNEVTRFIQPTAQSIALNRIFDANPSQIFGSLQANGSVILLNPNGVMFGPSAQVNVNGLVASSLNLSDGNFLAGKYLFNGTAAAGSVKNAGTIETGSGGYVYLFAPNVENNGLIRSPEGQIVLAAGTVAYLTDRPDGRGFLVQVKNPTGEAVNLEDLIADGGNVNIYARVINQEGLIQADSVREKEGRIELFASDELTLSDGSVTSAKGSDEGVSNGGTIVATSDKSHGTSRFDPGAVIDVSGGAGGGDGGSAELSGHDLTLGGSVRGGAIPGYGGGKFLLDPYDLTVTQDDFDPFSGLTELDFQADHDINVTGVLTDLSGWSVAPGSRGKITFTAGNDLRFNDTLIINDPSGLNGGAPWNISATAGRDIVLSNSTVGTGYGGSMTIQAGRNIIAPSTFDNSFLLYSGFRLDTDVPGTLTIRAGGDFLGGFLMSNGQAHVTVGGNFGAADNYVNLTLGKGEVDVTAGQSVYLGLVQDKGLSEGVDGNYGNRALTADPSNAVSLTATNGDIHLRPLVTDGEKSPELVQLRQYYPASFSATAPQGSIFVEAGLTFWPSPTGGLDFFAQDTIQGIPVNGIPPTLKLVPADPNALLGLQVGELTPLLNTPAPNVSNDVIPVSFKTATGDINNLTLDFYSPTLRKQVTVQSGADITNFVATLSVPDGVQATVGAAGNIDMTPTGGSVSGLHFIGTGGGFVSAGGNINLADSQGIDQRYTNIPTDDIVPKGLLEIAVGGNLEMTQSRIVTYNGAAIQVHGLNGPDSPVGGSVDIGTNQSSGVSPFGTYLGLMTLRGGEIDITATGDVNVNKSRVATFGGGDIHITSTEGNINAGSGGKDELVEFIFVDELTDDQGNVIKTYLDYKVPGSGIFTFSPLDPNPLPPFPPPPAPVIPLPPTLVVPPFTFTMTLGLESLQTEISKQTILGHDTSVLEAEYKAEYKAEYQAQVQQYQAMVDKIVDQLNADYTTQVGKAVQAATAEYENIKADYIKDLKLGDIVLDAPSGNVIVPPAGIRGRTITIDAKNLDLQGGTVQGVVTVNVDQIVGDQTAITGPVGGSVGGNTLVSSPPPVIVPTPPPTAVPTVPSGANTGLGGLTGSTGSISTTSTAATSTAVASAQDTVTEAAATAGSQEEADNGKKRDDGRKGKRGRNVFETLSFKKGVTIEVDVDENQN